A genomic segment from Acyrthosiphon pisum isolate AL4f chromosome A3, pea_aphid_22Mar2018_4r6ur, whole genome shotgun sequence encodes:
- the LOC100569748 gene encoding uncharacterized protein LOC100569748: protein MRPDSRLKLKAECFAINRLQLLEYEYHTALDDLKKDQISFSILSDVCLPVSLLILVVVWGYQLNAMTIDTDSGDNHTMLLVYGIGLIVVSGTACVYIAIRMAVMRPEVEVTTFLQGEMRPLHSEQKRSQCFYYQTIPEIHRTGKKPTNIFIV, encoded by the exons ATGAGACCCGACAGCAGACTCAAACTGAAAGCGGAATGCTTCGCCATCAACAGGTTGCAGCTGTTGGAATACGAATATCACACCGCACTCGACGACCTCAAAAAA GATCAAATATCCTTCAGTATTCTCTCCGACGTCTGCCTGCCAGTGTCGCTACTAATCCTCGTAGTGGTGTGGGGTTACCAGTTGAACGCCATGACCATAGACACCGATAGCGGAGACAACCACACGATGTTACTCGTCTACGGCATCGGACTCATTGTGGTCTCGGGCACGGCATGCGTTTACATCGCCATACGAATGGCGGTAATGCGACCAGAAGTCGAGGTGACCACTTTTCTCCAAGGAGAG atgAGACCTTTACATTCTGAACAAAAACGATCTCAGTGTTTTTACTATCAGACTATTCCTGAAATACACAGGACTGGTAAAAAACCaaccaacatttttattgtgtaa